In the Pocillopora verrucosa isolate sample1 chromosome 4, ASM3666991v2, whole genome shotgun sequence genome, GGTGCAGACAAGCAAATCAAGAGTatctttagttgctgatcatttcctttattctcatgaccttaatgtttgatccaggggtgatattgtaaggagaaataagatgatAAAATCAAAGGGTTATTATTACAGCAATCATATacttttcaagtttctattttaGGCCAGGGTGTATAAATTctcttaaataaaacaaaaacaagcaaaaacttGCCTCATAAAACAAGCCATCAGGAAAAGGCTGAAAGCATTGCACACAACTagtaaaacaaagcaaaaagtgaAAGGTCACATTAAACAAAGCTAGCAAACCCTGATTTTAACTGTTTCTGAAATAATATTACTTTGTACGCAATCAAGTCAACCATTTCCATTCACAAAGTAACATTAATCATACTTTTGCTTTAGTATAAAATGTGTAGAACACACATTTTGGGTAACTTATCCATGTGGCTATCTTATTTGTTAAAGACTGAGAAATTCATACTTCAATTTTATCTTTACCATGGTCACCACaagtgaatttgttttcaaattgctaGCCACTTGCACAAAATTGGACATGAAACTGATCGTTTAAAACTATATGCATGTAAAACATAATGCAtggctttaaaacatgttttaaatctTACACCAAGTCCTAAATGAGTGCATGCAAtgaaagagagggaaaaaagCATATTCTTAATTGACTCTAAGTATCATATTAATATACATAAGTTAGTCTGACAGTTCATAATTGTCAAATCACAGGTATCCTGAGCTCACAtctcaagaaaaagcaaacaactAATAGGTTGCACACTATGATTGTGACCATTGTTCAAATGGAGGTGGTTTGCACCAAGAGAATCCTTCCAATCTGCAATTTTCTCTCACCCAGACATGATACAACCAGTTTCGTGTCCATATATCACAAGGTAAGTAAGGTGCATAAACTGAGAGTACCTCCTCTGTTCTAGATAAAATTCACCTTGGACCTGAGCTTCTTCCACAGCCATGTTCACTCTTGACATTAAAAGAATAGGCAGAAAGAGGCAGAATTGGAAATGCTGGTGGGAAACACTTGTTTTAAGTATAATGCGCAGGGAATTTTAGAATTGAGTCATTTTCCAGCTTGCAGTGATCAGAGATTTTAAACTTTGGATGGAAAAATTGCCAATTTGAAGGATTTTCAGGGTGCAAACTGCCTCTGTGTGAACAATGGTCAAAATCATAGTGTGCAGTCTTGGCTTCATCTCATagcaggaataacagtgatggcaaagcaagcttaaaacagcacAGAATGCCAGAAACCACAatggacacacaaggagtgagTAAGTGTTATAAATCTTGcatgtaaaatgttcatatttggGAATATTTAATGTTGTAAATCCACCATATTTCTTTCctcatactattccttataacgcaTTCAAATTCACAACAGTTCCTCTGTTGAGAATTTGAATCCTCTAACACCGCGTCACACAGCACATGAGGCTGTCATGAATTACTCTTgtgctttttctcgagacatgAGTGTGGTATGCCTGTGATCAAATTTGGAGGTGTTTGTACACTGTTTAGGGCCCAACTAAGGAACAGcatacaaataaaatttacctggcctaaaaaatgacaacgacaacaacaacaacaacaaaaacattcaaGTGTATTCAAGAAAAGGTAGTTTTTAGAATTTCAGAGTGACTACTCGACTGTATAGAATTCATATCAAACACCAAACTGAATACCCACTGAGATTAGAATTATTGTACAACAAATGAGGTAACACTGATTGAGTATTCAACCCGgcaatttttaatttcctttcccTTGCATTCACACCTAATTTTTGGGCAGACATGACTTCCGATCGCGAATAAAGGTGGGGTAAATTCCTGTAATTTTTTAAGGCAGCCTTCAGACTAAATGAACCAACAAATCTAACACAAACTAGTTCGAGAAAATGATTTATACTGATTTACAAAATTTCTCTCCGAAAAATTAAGGGTCATTAACACTAAAATGGCTTGAAAGTCAAACCTTATCTATAAAAGAGATTTCGGAACTAAAAACTGAATTCGATTAAATTGAAGCAGTTATCTCTCTAGGTCAGGCAGACGCCCGTGGATTAAAATTGTCTGTTGTAAGTATCACGTCGTCTTTCgagaaaataagagaaatttcACAAAGGCAACAGTgtcaattaattatttatcttaACTTCACAGAAATTAATGACTTACACAAAACAGCGCTCGTGTAGAATTTGACCATTGGAATTTACCATTCGCTCGTCAACCCCAAAACTCTCTTGACAAACCGCACAGATGGCGTTCCCCAGTCCGTAACCCGCTGGCGGTGGCATGTTGTTTTGAACTGGCATTCTTATTAGAAGGCAAGAAGAAAATCCGATCTGACTACCAAATAGTTATCACGAAGGTAAACGAAAGCCCTGAAACTGAGATTCTCACCGGGATTGACAATAACAACGAATGACTGTGGCCTCTCCTTGAAAAGTGAGAAAACTGGGTACTAGCTGAACACAAGCTTCCACTGACGGGGTAGGGACGGTGGGGACAAGATTCCATTTGTTTTCAAGGAGCGTGACCCTCTGTGTGTCACGCCTAGGCCTTTCTCGATTGTGCTAGCatttttttcggcattttttgggaaaacgagcattttttttcgttttttcttgaaaaagaattgctagcattttcagtcatttttcatgACTGTGATCCAGATTTCAGCACTCAGAAAGATAAATAATCCTAAAGTTTcacaattttgattgttttctgtctgtttcGACTGTTTGTGCGTTGTGTTACTTGTGTtagttgtgtatttgtgttgtgttACTTGTGTGTGTAGATTGTCTGCTTCCGTTACATGACGTACTAAAACCAACGGAAAAAAGGCATAGATGGCCAGCGGGTAACTCTTTCTCTTGCTCAGCCAAGATGGCGTCGGCGACGGACTTGCAAGATACTGAAGATAGACCAGTTCCATCATCTATAGCAAGAGATCGATCACTACAGTCCACCTCCGGTAAATACAAGCGACGAGGAAATAGCAACACTGTGAAAGTGCCGTTACACGAGCGAGTACGACAGTTTCCTGATGAGAACTTCATTGTTAGAGAAGGAAAGCTGTTTTGCAATGCTTGTAGACAGATCCTGTCGACGAAGAAAAGTGTTCTGAAAGTACACGTCTCATGTAAAAAGCACCAAGACGGgaagcaaaagttaaaaagatccAAACTAAGGGAGCAGACCATAACGGAAgctttgaaaagagaagaaagctgtAAGTCAAAAGATAGCACTTTGCCTGTGGAAGAATGTGCTTATCGACTCGAAGTTGTCACCGAGTTTTTGAAGGCGGGTATTCCAATTGCTAAAACAGACATGCTACGGtctcttttagagaaaaacggATATCGACTTACTGGAAGTTCGAATCTAGGACAGTATGTTTCCATGGCTTTGAAACAGGAAATCGAACAGATCAAGCACGAATTAGAGATGCCAGGACAAGTTGGCTTGACAAGGGACATTTCCGTAATTTTCGACGGTAGCACAAGACAAGGGGAGGCAATTGCAATAATAGTTCGATTCATGGACAATGACTGGAACATTACCCAGCGGCTTGTGAGAATCCAGGTGTGTTCAAAGTCAGTCAATGCCAACGAACTGGCACAAGTTCTGAATCAGTGCCTGTCTGTTGAATACAGGGTCAGAGGAAATTCATTGATTGCCGCTATGCGAGATGGTGCTAGCGTCAACCAGGCAGCACTGAACATAGTATCCTTCATATTCCCAAACATGTTGAATGTTGTGTGCTTCTCCCACACCTTAGACAACGTGGGGAACCATTTCGAGATCCCGACCCTGAAAGAGTTCGGTAGCATGTGGATTAGAATGTTTCGTAACAGTTGCAAGGCGAAGCTGTTATGGAAGGACCTCACGGGTAGAGCACCAAAGTCATACAGCGAAACTAGATGGTGGTCGAGGTGGGAGGTGTATCAGCAGTTGATGGTGCAATTTGGAGATCTCGAAAGGTACATGGAAGAAGCAAAGGATGCAAAGGTCTGCCCGCAGATTCTACCACAACTTCAAGAGATTCTTTCTGATCCACAGCAACTCATGCTCTTGAAGCTTGAGCTTGCCGCTACCATAGATATcggcgaacattttgtgaaggCCACGTATTTCCTGGAAGGGGATggtcctttgattttttcctgttatgaGAAGGTGAGCGCAGTTAACCAAGCTTGTCAAGCTCCTCATTACCCGAACGTCCACGCAATTGCGACTGCAATTGCAAGAGAAGACCCTGGTCAGAATGTAGCAGCACTTGAACGGAGGGCGAAGGCTTGTGTTGAACCGGCAATTACATGGTTCCGGAGGAAGTTCAATGTCGACCTGTATGATTTACTGATGGCTTTCAAGGCAGCCAGACTATTCTGCCCTGTTAGCGTCCAGTGGCTTAGGCCAACAGATGCATCCGTAGAGTCATTGAGGGCATTTCCTTTCTTGGATAGTGATGCTATCATCAACGGTCTCAAAGTCGAGCTACCTGTCTATTTAGCAGCTGCTGAAGATGTCAATGTACTGAGTGAGGAGCAGAAAGTTGAATGGTGGCACAGGCAGGAGGAGCGACTTCCTCGTTGGGCTACGGCGGTAAAGCAAGTCCTACTCATACAGCCTTCTTCTGCAGCCGCAGAAAGGGTGTTTTCAATCCTGAAAGCCTCATTCAATGAGCAGCAAGATTGTGCTCTCGTCGATTACATTCAAGCCAGTGTGATGGCACAATACAACAAGCGATAAGTGCTCGCAACTGCTTACAGTATACTGAAACGTAAACGTTTTATACGAGTTAGAAGTTGAACAGAATTGTGCTAGTCTAGGTTGTGTGTACCAAGCGCATGGTAGTTGTGCTTCAAATATGACTGTTTAGTGGCTGTTGgctggaaaagttttaattctgaccccaagttttataaacaaagaattattaagTATCACCTGTTGTTGATATGAGCATATAATGTAAGAGTTTGtacgttttgtttgaaataaaacaaaagcatttttggaattcaagtggcattttttaaagaaatcaggcattattttagcatttttttggctttttgcgGGAATTTCTATTAGCATTAAATGCCAGTTTCACTAGCACAATCGAGAAAGGCCTAATATCGACCAGTCAGtc is a window encoding:
- the LOC136280485 gene encoding uncharacterized protein — protein: MASATDLQDTEDRPVPSSIARDRSLQSTSGKYKRRGNSNTVKVPLHERVRQFPDENFIVREGKLFCNACRQILSTKKSVLKVHVSCKKHQDGKQKLKRSKLREQTITEALKREESCKSKDSTLPVEECAYRLEVVTEFLKAGIPIAKTDMLRSLLEKNGYRLTGSSNLGQYVSMALKQEIEQIKHELEMPGQVGLTRDISVIFDGSTRQGEAIAIIVRFMDNDWNITQRLVRIQVCSKSVNANELAQVLNQCLSVEYRVRGNSLIAAMRDGASVNQAALNIVSFIFPNMLNVVCFSHTLDNVGNHFEIPTLKEFGSMWIRMFRNSCKAKLLWKDLTGRAPKSYSETRWWSRWEVYQQLMVQFGDLERYMEEAKDAKVCPQILPQLQEILSDPQQLMLLKLELAATIDIGEHFVKATYFLEGDGPLIFSCYEKVSAVNQACQAPHYPNVHAIATAIAREDPGQNVAALERRAKACVEPAITWFRRKFNVDLYDLLMAFKAARLFCPVSVQWLRPTDASVESLRAFPFLDSDAIINGLKVELPVYLAAAEDVNVLSEEQKVEWWHRQEERLPRWATAVKQVLLIQPSSAAAERVFSILKASFNEQQDCALVDYIQASVMAQYNKR